Genomic window (Oenanthe melanoleuca isolate GR-GAL-2019-014 chromosome 1A, OMel1.0, whole genome shotgun sequence):
AGACTAGAAATTGAGAAATTCTCCAAAGTTTATCATttcagatcccacagatcccataAAAACCCTCCAGCTTGTTTTGACCAGGGCAAGATCCCACCCCTGATCCTCCTGTGCTGAGAGGAGCTTGTGCCAACCTGGAGATGGAGAAATCCTCCAGAATTCATAATTTATCCACAAAATTTATCATTTCCCAGTTCTGCAGATCCCACAAAAACATCTCCAGGTTGTTTTCACCAAGGCAAAATCCTCACTCTGTGTTCTCTCTGCTGAGTAGAGGAGCTTGTGCCTGAAAATAGAGactggaaataaagaaattctCCAAAATTTATCATCACAGATCCCATAAAAAACCCTCCAGGTTGTTTTCACCAAGGCAAAATCCCAACTCTGAGAGCTGGAGCACGAGCATCAATCAAatggagggagaaaaggaggaaaaagtgaATTTTCCAGGGTGTTTTCTGTGCCTCCTTTCATGGCAGTGGTGGAGCTCCAGTTGTCATTTTGGCAGGATTtatataaaatgtaattaaaaactGGAAATTGATACCACACTATAACATTATCCCCTTTTAATTGCTCATCTAGCCCACTGAATGGactttttattgatttttgggtgattttttgggtgatttttgggtgatattttgggtgatttttgggtgatttttgaGTGATATTctgggtgattttgggatgatttctggaatattttgaGGCGATTTTTGGATGATTTTTGAGTGATTTCTGGGTgatttttggattattttttgattatttttgagTGATTTTTCGATCATTTTTTGATTTTGATACTTTTGGTAATTTCTGAGTGATTTTTGGTGATTTCTGGGTGATTTTTGGATGATTTCTGGGTgatttttggattatttttggattatttttgaGTGATTTTTCGATCGTTTTTTGATTTTGATACTTTTGGTAATTTCTGAGTGATTTTTGGTGATTTCTGGGTGATTTTTGGATGATTTCTGGGTGATTTCTGGGTgatttttggattatttttgaGTGATTTTTGGATCATTTTTTGATTACTTTTGGGTGATTTCTGAGTgattttttgggtgatttttggaTTCTTTTGGGGTGGgctttgggtgttttttgggtgaCTTTTGAGTGATTTTTTGACAATTTTTGAGGTGATTTTTGAGTGATTTCTGAgtgattttgggatgatttttggATTGAGTGATTattgagtgattttttttgttgatttttggCTTATTTTAGGATGATTTTTGGGTGGTATCTGGGTgatttttggattattttttattatttttgggtGGTTTCTGGGTGATTTTTGGATCATTTTTTGATtatttggggtgatttttgaggtgattttggggtgatttttggatcattttttgattatttttggGTGGTTTCtggatgatttttggggtgatttttggattatttttggttgatttctgggtgatttttgagtgattttttgattattttttgaTGATTTCTGGGGTGATTTTGgccattcccaaatttcctgaaatctcccagtttttccccCCAGTGAAACCTCTGGAGGTGTTGGGAGATGTGTGACCAACATAATTTAATATTCATtcaaatattttgggtttttcttgtttcaaaaTGGCAAATTTTTTAGGAATAGTTTTGTTAGAACTGGGTTTTTAACTAAGAAagccacaaaataaaatatatttatagaaagaaagaataaaaaacaacaacaaaaaaaaagggagataaagggaaatattttgtttcatcCCAAACAACCCAGCTTTGACTCTGGAGCAAGGtcaacccaaaaaaaaattaaaaaaaaaaaaccaaaaaaatgcaaaaatgcaatTTGCACTGACCAATTCCACCTAAATTTCAGGGTCTGGTTTGCATGGCtctcaaacaaaataaaaaagggattttttttcaaaagaagcattttttcccccccaaaaaaagcacCAGTGCCATGATGGCTCCATGGGACCCCACCCAGCAGCCCCCAAAAATTTGGGTGGccccaaattttgggggtttgggggataTTTTAACCCGTGGTGCCACCAGCTGTCCCCAAAAGTGTCCCCACAGGGGGTCAAAGAACTTTAAAGTCgtttaaattgtgttttaaagTGGTTTAAATCACTTTAAAGCCGTTTTCAAGgtgttttaaagcagtttttaagTGGTTTGAAACACTTTCAAGCAGTTTTAGGGTGttttaaaatggtttaaaaCACCTTCAAGCAGTTTTAAGGTGctttaaagcattttgaaacACTTTCAAGAGGTTTTAAGGTgttttgaagtgttttgaaacattttcaagcagcttaaagcatttttaaagcaggaGGGTTTTTAGGAGAAAGGACaacccctccctcctcccaaaaAGTGTTTCCCCAAAAGaacccagagcagccactggGATTGAAAATCTGTAAATTTAATACTGATACAGGAGGGTTTTTCCTTTACACAGCAAAAATGAACCCGTGGAAGTCACTGggatagcaaaaaaaaaaaaaaaaaaaaaaaaaaaaaaaaaaattaaaaaagaaaaaataaaaaagaaaaagccaagagCCTACCAGgacttaataaaaataaaaccagggaaaatCCAAACACCAGCAAGGACTGGAGCCCTCTTgccacagggctctgctgggttGCTgtgacttgatttttttttttttttcctaaaaaaataataaaaagctttGCTCTAGAGATTGCTGACCCTGATTCACCCcgaggtttttggggttttttttttgcttccaaggtgtttcccatcccatctccctggtgctgccacCCCACTAATCCTGATTTGGGTCTGGCTGAGCTCTCTGGGGAGCTGGAAGGCACTTTGGGGTCTCTGGAAGGAGTGGGGTGAACCCAAAATAggggtgcagagctgagctgctgcccctggctgggCTCACAGTAAACAGAGGATTCATGTCCCCATCATGatacaaactttaaaaaaatcaggagttttaaaaaaatataaagtggGGTGAGCTCTACGTACCTCTAGCTGTGggtggggcagagccagggctggcagcaccccCAAAGCTGCCCAAAATCTACCCTGATCTAAGCTGTCCCCAAATGTGATCCTTAAATCCCTGAcagctcccctctcccagtGATGCTGGAGGGAATCCCAAAAcctccaggccaggctgggagatgAATCCCCCAAGGGGAGAGAAATcagctgggatggatcccagagGGGTGAGGGGGGTTCTGGTGCCCCCCATCAGAAGTCCGAGTcgggctccagcagctctgcatccaCCAGGTTGATCCGGGAGTGGATgggggccagccctgcccagcccccctgagtcctgggcagccctgggccGGGCCTGGGGGGCCGCAGGGGGCCCCCATTGTGCTGCCAGCCCCCCGCAGAGGGGCCCTGCTGCTCGGTGCTGCTGCCCTCGGGGCAGAAGGGGCTGCTGATGAGGTGCAGCACGTTGGCCCTGCGGCCCTGCCCCTCCCACGCGCCCCCGGGGAAGGTGACATCAGGCAGGACGTCGGGGGCAAAGGccaccaggcagggctgggggggcaggCGGGGCAGCCGAGGGACGCTGGAGCCGCCCAGGCAGCGCTCAGGGTCTGGGGTcaccccctgctcctcctcctcctcctcctccttcttcttcctcctcctcttcctccgcTTCTTCCTGCGGCCGCTGCGCTGCTGCAGCTCCGGGGACACGTCGGCCTCCACCAGCCACAGGTTGGGCCTCTcctctggtggcactggggggggACAGGGCGGCTGTGAGTCCCATCTGTGCCCCCCACTGCCCCCCAGGAAGTTCCATCCCCCCCCTCAAAGACTTGCCAGGTGTGGCCACGGGTGTCACGGAGATGTCCTGGGGCAGGATGGCTCCTCTCCTGGCCACCATCTTGGTGACGTGCTGGGCCCACGCCGAGGACACGTCAGCTGATGGCTCGTTGATGTTGAaggccagcccagctgtggggacagggggatggggtcaagggaggattttggggactCTGCCCCAGGCACGTACCTGCTGGAGACActgagtcaggggtctctgaattcttcagagagaaatcagagtgaaAGGATTGAATAAGTCTTAGAGTGAGTTCTGGTGTTTTTAGCAAGTAAAAGGTctcaaatgccacagtagcagtgagtgttctagtgaaggttgcaaacacactgatatcttcagcagaggctccaggaccacagctgtagacaggacttagacataacAGAGTTATAGtgagaatattgctgacatttcttaGATAGAACAGGATAGAGTGTATGCATACATAGTGTTATatgtaacctggtgtgctaagaaattggaattctaataggttaaagagtggtggtctgagtttgcatcttagcttgttggaaaagtCTTATATAACAGTATGGATTGGGAGAATTGCTGCTTTTAGCTATTCAGCTTTTAGCTATTCAGCTTTTAGCCattgttgcttttagccattctgACTTCTAGCCATTtgcttattgctgctgcttttgccattgcttgttATTGCTTTTGCTATTGCCTTTTGagctgatgtgctttgtaacaaataacctttttaactattagctgctttgcttattcaGAGAATTACCCGACAAGTAAGATCTCAGAGCAGGAGCCTAAGAGCTCCGGAGTTTGGGTCAGAAGGAACCTCCAGAGGGtgagggggattttgggggccCTGGCACGTACCCACAGGGCCATCGTGGGACACGGTGTGCATGCTGAAGGACAGCTCCTGGCCCGGgttgtgcagcagctccttgcgCTTGGAGAAAGCCTTGGCGATCATCTTGCTCTTCTTGATCCTCTTGGGCTGGTCATCGCTCTGCCCCGTCAGCCTGGGGGCACACAGGGgatgggggcacagctggggcacagggaccctgcccagctccccccCATTCTGGGAACGGAGGTGtcccacacacagcaccagctcATGGAGGATGGGATGTCCAACACCCCCTGGAtggggcaggaagggctgcagggagctggggtgaCACCTTGGGGATCCcacctggggcacagggaccctgcccagctccccccCCATTCTGGGAACGGAGGTGtcccacacacagcaccagcccatTCCACAGCTCATCGAGCTCATCCAACACCCCCTGGATGGGGCAGGAAGGGCTCCAGGGAGCTGGGGTGACACCCTGGGGGTCCCACCTGCACCAGGTGCGCTTCCAGATGAGCAGGGTGGCCTTGGTCCAGACCCAGGTGCTCATGGAGACGCCGGTGCCGAACATGGCGAAGAGATTGATCTTCTCCACCAGCAGGCTGGGCCGGTTCTTGATCTCACACTCCGGGATGGGCTTGTTGGTCTGCGTGGCAATGGTCACGTTGGCCTcacacctgggggacacaggggactgtgaggaggggggacacacagggacagtggctgTAAGGAGGGGGACACACAAGAGGACAGTGGCTGTGAGGaggggggacacacagggacagtggctgTGAGGAGGGGGACAGTGGCTGTGATgagggggacacacagggacagtggctgTGAGGAGGGGGACAGTGGCTGTGATgagggggacacacaggggacagtggCTGTGAGAAGGGGGGACAGTGGCTGTAAGgagggggacacacaggggacagtggctgtgaggaggggggacacacagggacagtggctgTAAGGAGGAGGGCCACAGGGGACAGTGGCTCTAGGGAGGGGGGACACATGAGGGACAGTGGCTGTAAGGAGAGcagacacacaggggacagtggCTGTAAGGaggggggacacacagggacagtggctgTAAGGAGAgaggacacacaggggacagtggCTGTGAGGAGGGGGGCCACAGGGGACAGTGGCTCTAGGGAGGGGGGACACATGAGGGACAGTGGCTGTAAGGAGAGcagacacacaggggacagtggCTGTAAGGAGGGGGACACATGGGGAGACAGTGGCTCTAaggggaggggacacacaggggacagtggTTGTAAGGAGGGGGACAGTAGCTGTAAGGAGGGGGGACACCCTCCTCAAGGCTCCCACGGCCCTGCAGGGTGGAGATGCGGTGGCACTGCTGGTGGGGCACACGGGGCTGTCCATGCTGCAGTGCcaccgtgtccctgtcccccctgtcccccctgtcccctctgtcccccccgTCCCCGTGCACTCACAGCACGTATTCCCGGAAGCTGCGCTCCCACTCAGCCTGGTTGAAGAAGTCGTAGAAGTGGCAGCCAAAGGTGATGAAGACAAAGCCAAAGGCCAGGAAGCCGAAGATGCCTGGAAGAGAAGAGGGACATCCCTGGCTCAGCCAAACCCCAGTGACAccagggcagtgccaccaccagcacagccccctgtgTGGCCCCAGGGGACACAATGTCCCGTCCCACTCGGGCTCCCTGGGGACGGCTGCTGAGGCCTCACCCAGGCGCAGCATGGTCTCGTTGATCTTGCTGGCCGCCTTCTCGCTCAGCAGCCCGGGGTGGTTGCTCTTGATGGAGAAGAGTGTCATGACCCCTGTGGGGGAGGATGGGGGGGtcaggctgtggggacagccacGGTGaccccatcccttcccagagctgagccacaCCTACCCCTGATGAGGAAATAGCCCCCCACGATGAGCACCAGCCCGATGGGGGCCAGCACGAAGCCGGCTCGGTAGCGGTAGTTCTTGTAGCCCACGAAGCAGATGCCACTGACAGAGTCACCATCCacctggcagggacagtgacagggacagcagggtcagCTGGCAGCGGGTGTCACCAGTTCTGGggccctcagtttaggaaggacgtTGATATGCTAGAacgtgtccagaggagggcaacaaggctggtgaagggcttggaacacaagccTTATGAGGAACGtttgaaggagctggggctgtttagcctggaaaagaggaggctTAGAGgtgaccttattgctctctacagcttCCTGAAGGGAGGCTGTAGACAGGTGGGGGCCAGTCTCTTCCATCAGGCAGCAACTGACAAAACCAgacacagtctcaagctacGTCAGGGAAGGTAcaggttggatgttaggaagaaatttttcaccGAAAGAAcaataaagtactggaatgctcttcccagagaggtggtggaatcatcatctctggaagtgttcaagaaaaggctggacatggcacttagtgccatgtTATAGTCTAGACTCTGAGTTGAGGTGCTAGGacataggttggactcgatgatcttggaggtctcttccaacctcaatattctgtgattctgtgagacACCACCCCGAGACGCTGAGCCCGTTACCTGCGCCACGGCCAGGATGGCCACGGTGAGCACGAAGGGGATGGACCAGGTGATGAGGTGGAAGTAGGAGGTCTTGCCCAGCAGGGGCTGGTAGGTGGTGCCCAGGGCCTTGAAGGAGGTGTGCCAGGCGTAGGTGAGCATGACAAACCAGATGACACCCGACATCAGCGAGTAGTAGACGATGACGAAGATGATGACGCAGGACAGCGTCTCGTTGGAGCTgtggagaggagaggcaggagtgTCACCCACCcccacaggggacagggagggtgggcaggggatCCCAGAGAACCCCTCTGGGCATGGAGGTGACACCTGTGGATGATACAACTGTCCCTGAAAAGAGCCCCTGGGATTTTGTGAAACCTTTCGTGAGAGATGCTTCCCCTCCCTACCAAAACCCCTGTTACaatttaggatttctattggtctCTAACTCTACTAGATGATTGGTCTTTTCTCACCTAGAATCTTAATTGGATAGTTCTGATGCCTTAAGTtctgagttttctgttctgcctgTGTATGCTTTTCCATGTGCTTAGGGTGATGAAGACAAAATTCCAGGACAGTCTCTTCAAACTCCAGACCCTAAGCATTAACAACATGAGAAGAGGAGGGTGGGCCAGGAGGATGAAACCTTAAATTTGAGACTATAAATTGGACGGTTGACTCCTGTATGCAAATGGACTGAAGTCTATAAAGATGTGAGATTTTGTGACCAAGCCCTCTTTTACttccaccttggagccactcaggcagggcaggggccacacTGTGGCACTGGtactgccagggtgtggcctttgaagaCCTTAcaataaatacccattttatttcccttaaCTCTGTGTGacctctgttccagctcctgaaGGCAACAGTTCTAAACTTATAATTTTACTGCTTAGAAATTGAATCTCTCTAAAATCTATAAAAACCTCTTGCTGTGCTACGTAACTGGATTTTGCTGGTAGAAccctttgaagaaataaagctgcATCTCCTGAATTCTTATTCCTTGCTAGCTGAGAAGCTGAATTCTGCCTTGGGGGCCCTCAGAGCTATCCAGACCCCACAGCAGCCCAAAGGTAGAAccaccccagcccaggcagccccagacACCCACGTGGGCTCGCCCAGCCTCATGGTGCCGTCAGCCCGGCACACGATCTCGTCACGGGCACCATCCATGAACTGTGCCAGCCAGCCAATGCTGCCCACGAAGAAACAGGCGTTGACGTAGAACAGGATCACAGCAGGGTAGCGGTTGGAGTTCCTCCAGTCAGCAACAAACGTGGCCTGGAAAGGGTGGAGAAAGGGACAGCTCATTGCCTGTCTCCTTTTTGTTACTGTGTATGGGTTACTGAGTGGGGAAGGACACAGTAACATGGTgtaaaaaataacaagaaagaacaagaaatttACTGAAGGAAGCCATGGTTTAAATTAGGCAGTTcgtgaaaaataaaatacaggcaGCTCATTGGTCAGAGAAAGAGACACCTCTTGTTCCAGGCTTTCTCATGGATCCAACATTATCTTTTGCTataattttttctctcatgttAACAGTAGAGAAAGAGcctctagcttgggaaaaatcttagctgaggctgagaaagcCAGACAGGAAAAATCCTGTAAGATTCCTCCTGGGCctgtgtgttgggttgatgtggccagcaatgtgtattctgtccccatctgttaaaccaggtgtTGCAGTGACTCttggcacacattatctgctcatgggccatctttaaaccatctgggcaatcatctttatctttcccacagcccatcctccctccaggagatatctcctgttcatggccagtgagtcccagggcatgactgataaaattccatcatcccactgggagatgctccagccaggggaggagccaagcctttcctacccagataaaaactgacattttggacaccaagggaccttctttccactgcattccagaggaaaaccagacctttgcacatcatccctgcaccttcagaggaaactgcaccttctccaggagcactgctccagctgaaccacatctgcccctgcaggaggatgcagccaccattgaatgggactgtgccaacaccctgactgactgacgggtgtcagcttggattctgactctggcagggttgggattgttctgtgtaatactgcatttctattttaatgttcctagtaaagaactgttattcctaattcccatctctctgcctgagagcctctgaatttcaaatttataatgctacattctccatttcaagcTGCTGCCTTCACTGACAGACCCTCCCCTTCACACCAGCCAGCCTGTACGGGGCACAGGTTTTGGGGCACCTCACCAGGGTGAAGAAGGTGCAGAGGATGGTGACGGAGCTGAAGGAGGCGATGTAGACGTGCATCTCGCGGTGCTCGCGCGCGGTGAACAGCGGGTTCTGGCACTGGATGCCGCAGCCCTCCACGTCCTCATACCAGCTCTTGGGGTTGTCCGTCCGCACCAGCGGCGCCTcgcactgcccagagctgttGAACTTGATGTTCTGCACCTCGTTCTGCCacgggggaggaggagggggaggaggaggagagggaggagtgggaggaggaggaggaggaggaggagaaggaggaagaggagaaggaggaagaggaggaggaggaagaagatgaggaggaagaagatgaggaggaagaatagaaagagaaggaggaagaggaagaggaggaggaggaagaggaggaggaggaagacgaggaggaggaagacgaggaggaggaagacgaggaggaggaagacgaggaggaggaagaatagaaagagaaggaggaagaggagcaggaggaagaagaggaagagtaagaagaggaagaggaggagtaagaggaggaaaaggaagaatagaaagagaaggaggaggaggaggaggaggaagaggaggaggaggaagaggaggaagagtaggaggtggaggaggaagaggaggaggaggtggaggaaaaggagaaggaggaggaaaaggaggaggaggaagaggaggaagaagaggaggaagaaaaggaggaggagaaggaggaggaggaggaagaggagaaggaggaagaagaggaggaagaagaggaggagggaagaggaggaggagaaggagaaggaggaggaggaagaggagaaggaagaagaggagaaggaggaggatgtaaggaggaagaggagaaggaggaggaggaggaggtggaagagaaggaggaagaagaggaagaggaagaggacGGGAcgaagaggagaaggaggaggaggaggaagaggaggaggaggaagaggaggagga
Coding sequences:
- the SMO gene encoding protein smoothened, producing the protein MWPGRGGRRWALALALALALGGRCPAAPNASAGPPRCRRPAPCERLRFGACLGSALPYAATSTLLATDSASQEEAHGKLLLWSGLRNAPRCWDVIQPLLCAVYMPKCEDGQVELPSQTLCQATRAPCTIVERERGWPDFLKCTTDRFPEGCPNEVQNIKFNSSGQCEAPLVRTDNPKSWYEDVEGCGIQCQNPLFTAREHREMHVYIASFSSVTILCTFFTLATFVADWRNSNRYPAVILFYVNACFFVGSIGWLAQFMDGARDEIVCRADGTMRLGEPTSNETLSCVIIFVIVYYSLMSGVIWFVMLTYAWHTSFKALGTTYQPLLGKTSYFHLITWSIPFVLTVAILAVAQVDGDSVSGICFVGYKNYRYRAGFVLAPIGLVLIVGGYFLIRGVMTLFSIKSNHPGLLSEKAASKINETMLRLGIFGFLAFGFVFITFGCHFYDFFNQAEWERSFREYVLCEANVTIATQTNKPIPECEIKNRPSLLVEKINLFAMFGTGVSMSTWVWTKATLLIWKRTWCRLTGQSDDQPKRIKKSKMIAKAFSKRKELLHNPGQELSFSMHTVSHDGPVAGLAFNINEPSADVSSAWAQHVTKMVARRGAILPQDISVTPVATPVPPEERPNLWLVEADVSPELQQRSGRRKKRRKRRRKKKEEEEEEEQGVTPDPERCLGGSSVPRLPRLPPQPCLVAFAPDVLPDVTFPGGAWEGQGRRANVLHLISSPFCPEGSSTEQQGPSAGGWQHNGGPLRPPRPGPGLPRTQGGWAGLAPIHSRINLVDAELLEPDSDF